TGCAAGGATTTAGGACCAGACTTGACGGAGGCGGATATTACCCGCATGGCCAAGCTCTTTCGGATGAAATTGTCGACCTTTGAGTCCACCTATCTGCGGGTGGATGAGGATGGCGACAAGGTCTTCCAGTCCATGCCCTGTCCATTTCTGGGCCCTGACAATCTCTGTGACGTCTATGACGCCCGTCCCAAGGCCTGCGCAGCCTTTCCCCATACCGACCGAAAGCGTTTCTATCAGATTAACCATCTGACCTTGAAAAATACGCTCATTTGCCCAGCAGCCTATCTTTTTGTAGAGCGGTTGAAAGAGAGAGTGTAAGAAAGAATTCACCGAAAGGAAATACTATGGAAAAATTTTGTCAGTGTCTTGTGCTATGCCTTTGAATTTGCATGGCCTAGATGTTCGTGGAAGTGAGAAAGATGGGACGAAATCGTCTATCTATTGCTCTTATTGTTATGTCAACGGTCGTTTTGTAGAGCCAGACATCAGTTTTGAAGAAATGTTAGCTAAGGGCAAAACTGCTATTTCAAATGGTCAAGGAAATGCCTTTGTCAAATGGTTGATGAAGGCCAGCTATCCTATGATGCTCAAGAAAACCAAACGCTGGAAAGCTTAGTGAGTCCTCTGACAATAGTCAGAGGATTTTTCTGTCGTGTTCATATTCTGATTTTTATTCTAATTAGTGCTATAATAGTATTTGTTGAGTTCAGGTAAGAGGAGGTAGTTATGTCATTATTATTGTCACCGGTTGAGATTGCTGGTTTGTCGCTCAAAAATCGTGTGGTCATGCCACCTATGTGTATGTACGAAGTCAAGGCTGAAGATGGGTTGCCAACGGCCTTCCATCATGCCCACTATGGCGCGCGTGCTATCGGCGGAGTTGGCCTGATTATCCAAGAAGCGACGGCTGTAGAACCAGATGGTCGGTTATCTAAGCATGACTTGGGCATTTGGACAGATGAACAGGCACAGGCTCTAGCCAAATTAGTTTCGGAATTGAAGGCTTTCGGAAGTAAGGTCGGTATCCAGCTCAGTCATGGTGGCCGTAAGGCCAAGGATGCGGAACTGCCCCTTGCTCCGACTGCTCTTGCCTTTAACCAAGATTACAAGGTACCGCAGGAAATGACCCTTGAAGATATTGAGCGTGTTCAGTCTGCTTTTGTGGCGGCTGCGGCGCGTGCAGCTCAGGCTGGCTACGACATGATTGAAATTCACGGGGCGCATGGCTATTTGGTCAATCAATTTCTGGAACCCTTGACCAATCAACGGACGGATGCCTACGGTGGTAGTCTGGAAAATCGATTCCGTTTCTTGAAAGAAATTATCGAAGGTGTGAAAGCTGTCTTTACTGGTCCAGTTTGGGTGCGCTTGTCAGTGACCGCCTACGATGAGACTGGCCAGCAAAATACACTCCAAGATTACCAACAAATTGCTAAATGGTTGGAAGAACTGGGCGTGGCTTGCCTGGATATCTCAACTGGCGGTGTCATGGATACGCGACCAAATATTCCAATCTATGGTGGTTATCAGGCTGGTTTTTCTGCCAAAATCAAAGAAGCTGTCAGTATTCCAGTTACAGCTGTTGGCTTTCTTAATAGTCCAGAGTTGGGCGAATATATTTTGCAAAATGGCCAGGCTGATTTGATCCAAGTCGGTCGTGGTCTCATTCGTAATGTCAATTGGTTGGCAGAGGCGGCCGAGGTCCTGCACGACCATGATTTTCAAGTCTACAATGCCTCTTACCAACGTGGTCAGGTCAAGTAGGGGCTTTCTGGGAATGATACAGTTGAATTCACAGGCTATTTTTCAAAAAAATAAACCTCAGACTTGACTAAAAGTAGGTTTAAGTCGATACAATAGTGATGGAGGCAGCTATGTCCACGATTAAAGAAATTTCGGAGTTGCTGGGGATTTCAGCGCCGACCATCCGTTTTTATGAGAAAGAGGGAATGGTGGAGATTCCTAGAAATGAGCGGGGTATCCGTCAGTTTGATGAGCGGAGCATTGACCGGCTCAAGGCCATTGTCCACTATCGCCGTGTGGGAATGCCCTTGGAGGATATCCAGAAGATTTTGGCAGAGTTCCACAATCATGCCCTGTCGTCGGACTTGCTCAAGAAAACGCAGGCCCAGCTGGAGGCTCAGATCGCGGCCTTGCAGGAGACCCATGCCTATCTGGTCAAGAAAATCGAGATCCATCAGCAGTTAGCCCAGCTAGAAGCTTAGGGAATTTCGGCAAATGAGCGGACAGATGCCTACTACGATATACGAAGAAAGGACGCAGAGTCCTAGTGTTTCAAAAAGGAGGAAACATGGAAAACTATACACTTTCAAATGGTGTCAAGATTCCAAAGATTGGTTTTGGTACTTGGCAGATTAAAGAAGGCGATACTGCCTACAAGAGTGTGGCGCACGCCCTCAAGGTTGGCTACACGCATATCGATACGGCGCAGATTTATGGAAATGAGCGCAGTGTTGGTCGTGCCATCGCAGATAGTGACCTGGCGCGTGAGGATATTTTCCTGACGACAAAGGTCTGGAACGACAAGCACGATTATGAGCTTGCTAAGGCGTCGATTGAGGAATCGCTGGAAAAATTAGGCGTTGACTATCTTGACTTGCTCTTGATTCACTGGCCGAATCCAAAGGTGCTCCGTGAGAATGATGCCTGGAAGGCTGGAAATGCTGGTGCCTGGAAGGCCATGGAGGAAGCCTACAAGGCAGGCAAGGTCCGCGCTATCGGTGTATCCAATTTTATGATCCATCACCTGGAAGCCTTGTTTGAAACAGCTGAAATCAAGCCACAGGTCAACCAAGTTCTCTTGGCACCGGGTTGCACGCAGGAAGAATTAGCAGCCTTCTGCCGTGAGCACGACATTCTTCTTGAAGCCTACAGTCCACTGGGAACAGGCAGCATCTTCAAGAATAAAGTAGTGCAAGAAATTGCTGAAAAGACTGGCAAATCTGTTGCCCAAGTGGCATTACGTTGGAGTCTGCAAAAAGGATTCTTGCCTCTACCAAAATCTGTCACACCAGCCAACATTGAAAGCAATTTGAACATCTTTGACTTTGAATTGTCGGCAGATGATGTGGCGACCTTGGATAGAGTTGAAGGCGTTAGCGTCCAATCTGATCCAGACAATGTGAATTTTTAAGAAACTCAACAGCTGACGAAAGTTGGCTGTTTTTTGTGCAAGCACGGTTTGTACACCAATCCAAGGAGAATGCGCGTGACCGACCTATTTTTGGAAAAGGGGAGAAGTTGATTGGTGCAAATATAGAATGAAAAGCCCATGAAGTCTTTGATTTTGAGGGCTTGTTTGCATTTTGTAGATGAATCAACCAAATTCTTGTTCCTGAAACCAAATCCCGCAACAGTATGGTAAAATATAAATACAAATGAGTTGAAAAGGACAGAGATTAAATCAAATGAAAAGAAGCCGATTACTTATCAGCATTTTAGCCACAATAGCAATTTTAATGTTAGCAGGATGTGGTATGACTGAGGGGAAATAAACATTGAAGGAAGAGAGATAAATTGCACAAAAGATAGCTAAAGATTTTTCATCAAAATATTTGGCGCCAGATAAAAATGAAATCACAATAAATACCATATATCAAGAACCGGTCGTTTCAAACGATGTAACCATGCTAGTTATGGTTTGTCAGCTTTTAAAGAGTTTTGTATAATAGTTTCATTAACCTTTGATAAAATAATTCGCCTCTGAAAGGAAAAACATCGTGACCTACAAATTTCTACTTTTCGACCTTGACCATACTTTGTTGGATTTTGCGACTGGTGAGGAGATTGCCCTCACTCAGTTTCTGGAATTTATGGAAGTGGAGGACATTCAGGCCTTTAAAGATGTCTATCGTCCGCTCAATCAGGGCATGTGGAAGGACTTGGAAAAGGGTTTGATTACCAAGAAGGAGCTGGTCAATACTCGATTTTCGCGGGCCTTTGCCCATTTCGGACGGCAGGAAGACGGAGCTGAGTTGGCCCTTCGTTACCAAGAATTTATCGGTCGTCAAGGACAGATTTTTGAGGGAGCGGATGATTTGCTTGAGACCTTGACGGAGCGTGGCTACCAGATTTATGGCGCGACCAACGGCATCACCTACATCCAGGAAAATCGTCTCAAACACTCACCCATTGGCAGCTATTTCAAGCAAGTATTTATCTCTGAGCAGATGGGGACCCAGAAGCCGGAGCTTGATTTTTATGAAAAAATAGCAGAGCAGATTACCGGTTTTGACCTGTTCAGAGCGCTCATGATTGGTGACAGCCTGACGGCAGACATCCAAGGCGGTATCAACGCTGGCATGGATACAGCCTGGTACAATCCAGCTGGCCTAGAAAATACAAGCCACCTCAAACCAACCTACACCATCAGCAACTACCAGCAATTAATAGATATCTTATAAGCAGCGAGACCATTGCTTGCTTTTTTCATTTTTTAAAATCTTAAAATTCTTGTAACAATCTTGTATAAATAGTTTTAAAAATGAAATAAATATGCTATACTAGAGTAGTGTATTCTGCACAATCTATCAAAACAAAAGGAGAAATAATATGAAAAAGATTGATTGGATTGAATATTTTGAAGCTATCAATGGTCGTTCGCCAGAAGCTCATGAGATTGAAGCTGCTCTTGCCGCTGGAGAATTTGAAGAGGATGGCCTTCAAAATGTACCTACAGAAGAAGTTGTTCAAGAAGAAAAAGTTAATGCAGAGTCTACTGTAGAGCCTGTTTCAGCTCCAGAAGACATTCCTGCCCAGCAACCAGTTCAGGAACCAGCTCAAGCCTTCACTCAGCAAACCAATGCTCAAGCGCAACAAGCACAGCCACAGCCAACGGTACAGCAGGTAAATCCGCAGGCCTTACAACAAGCGCCAGCTGCACCATCAGCATTCGGTCTCTTCTTCAAGCAGTTTAGAGAGTGGATTGTGTCTGCTTGGAAGAAACCAACTTCAATTGCCAGCCATACCCACAAATACAACGGTTTGACCTCTCTCTTGCTCATCGCCTTTTTCGCAGCCCTGACGATTTATTTCCCAATGGTTAAGGCGGCAAACAGTGTCAATAGCTTTACAAATAGTCTGACTTCAGAACTCGGTAGTCTGTTTGAGGGCGCTAATGGCTACGATTCTTATGGTTCTTCCGCACCTGCAGTAAGTGTTGGACTGGATATCTTGTTTAAGACCTTTATCGGAATTGCTCTGATTATTTTTTCAATTGTCCTAGCAGGATTTGTGGTGAAACGCTTTATCTACAAAGAACAGCAATATACATTTGCTTACACTCTTGAATATTATGGTCGTTTGTTTGCGGTAAACGTATTGCTTTATGCAATTGCGGCCTTGTCAGCTGTTTTGGGAATTTTCTCTCTGGTTGGTGTTGCGACCTCTTTAGCCCTCTTTGCCGTGGGTTCAGCCAGCGTCTATGCCCTTGCTAACTTTACTAATTCATCACAGATGGACTCCTTGTATCGCTACTTTATTGCTATTTTGGTAAATGGTCTGATTATCTTTGTATCAGGAATTATTGCAGCCTCTATCGTAGGACAAATGTTCTGGTCAAGTCTCTTTTAATCAAATAGGAGTTGAAATATGGCAACGAAAGAAAAATGGATTGATTTATTTGAAAAGGTTGTTGGTAGAAAGCCAACCCCTGCTGAATTTGTTAAGGCCAAGGAAGTTGACTTTGACTTAAAGCAAATCAAGGCCATAGCAGGATTGGACAGCGACCAACAAGTAGCTGCAGAAAATGTGGCTGAGAATGGTGCAGAGACTGTAGCAGAAGCAGTTCAAACAGCCCAGCCTGTACAGCCAGTAGCGGAAGTAGTACCTGTAGCGCCAGCCCAGCCTGTTCAAGAGGTGGAGCAGGTCCTTGTGGAACAACC
The sequence above is a segment of the Streptococcus suis genome. Coding sequences within it:
- a CDS encoding NADH:flavin oxidoreductase/NADH oxidase; amino-acid sequence: MSLLLSPVEIAGLSLKNRVVMPPMCMYEVKAEDGLPTAFHHAHYGARAIGGVGLIIQEATAVEPDGRLSKHDLGIWTDEQAQALAKLVSELKAFGSKVGIQLSHGGRKAKDAELPLAPTALAFNQDYKVPQEMTLEDIERVQSAFVAAAARAAQAGYDMIEIHGAHGYLVNQFLEPLTNQRTDAYGGSLENRFRFLKEIIEGVKAVFTGPVWVRLSVTAYDETGQQNTLQDYQQIAKWLEELGVACLDISTGGVMDTRPNIPIYGGYQAGFSAKIKEAVSIPVTAVGFLNSPELGEYILQNGQADLIQVGRGLIRNVNWLAEAAEVLHDHDFQVYNASYQRGQVK
- a CDS encoding YkgJ family cysteine cluster protein; protein product: MSLDIEKYRQLALQKQGEHRKFLASLKKKPPKNLDKIVKELHDEVFQEIDCTKCANCCKDLGPDLTEADITRMAKLFRMKLSTFESTYLRVDEDGDKVFQSMPCPFLGPDNLCDVYDARPKACAAFPHTDRKRFYQINHLTLKNTLICPAAYLFVERLKERV
- a CDS encoding YjjG family noncanonical pyrimidine nucleotidase encodes the protein MTYKFLLFDLDHTLLDFATGEEIALTQFLEFMEVEDIQAFKDVYRPLNQGMWKDLEKGLITKKELVNTRFSRAFAHFGRQEDGAELALRYQEFIGRQGQIFEGADDLLETLTERGYQIYGATNGITYIQENRLKHSPIGSYFKQVFISEQMGTQKPELDFYEKIAEQITGFDLFRALMIGDSLTADIQGGINAGMDTAWYNPAGLENTSHLKPTYTISNYQQLIDIL
- a CDS encoding MerR family transcriptional regulator, with the protein product MSTIKEISELLGISAPTIRFYEKEGMVEIPRNERGIRQFDERSIDRLKAIVHYRRVGMPLEDIQKILAEFHNHALSSDLLKKTQAQLEAQIAALQETHAYLVKKIEIHQQLAQLEA
- a CDS encoding aldo/keto reductase, producing MENYTLSNGVKIPKIGFGTWQIKEGDTAYKSVAHALKVGYTHIDTAQIYGNERSVGRAIADSDLAREDIFLTTKVWNDKHDYELAKASIEESLEKLGVDYLDLLLIHWPNPKVLRENDAWKAGNAGAWKAMEEAYKAGKVRAIGVSNFMIHHLEALFETAEIKPQVNQVLLAPGCTQEELAAFCREHDILLEAYSPLGTGSIFKNKVVQEIAEKTGKSVAQVALRWSLQKGFLPLPKSVTPANIESNLNIFDFELSADDVATLDRVEGVSVQSDPDNVNF